In the genome of Paenibacillus sp. FSL R5-0766, one region contains:
- the odhB gene encoding 2-oxoglutarate dehydrogenase complex dihydrolipoyllysine-residue succinyltransferase, which translates to MSEIKVPAMGESITEGTVSRWMVKEGDTVNQGDVLLELETDKVNIEISAEESGVLEKIIRQEGETVEIGETIGTLSAGSGGGSGAPASEPAAEEKKAVTPAPEAPTPPPAAVAAAPESSDSAKTASPSARKLARERGIELDQVQSKDPIGRVYQDDVKSHNNQAPAPAAPPASKAPAAPSAPAAGSSTYTKPVERQRMSRRRATIAKRLVEAQQTAAMLTTFNEVDMTAIMDVRKRRKDKFKEKHEINLGFMSFFTKAVVGALKKFPTINAEIDGEDVVLKKYYDIGIAVSAKEGLVVPVVRDADRLGFAEIEKSIADLASKARSNTLALSDLQGGTFTITNGGTFGSLLSTPILNTPQVGILGMHKIQLRPVAIDAERMENRPMMYIALSYDHRIIDGSEAVRFLVTVKELLEDPESLLIEG; encoded by the coding sequence GTGAGTGAAATTAAAGTACCTGCAATGGGTGAGTCAATAACTGAGGGAACTGTATCCAGATGGATGGTTAAAGAAGGGGATACCGTTAATCAGGGTGATGTGCTTCTTGAACTGGAAACGGATAAAGTAAATATTGAGATTAGCGCAGAAGAAAGCGGCGTGCTGGAGAAGATCATTCGTCAGGAAGGAGAGACGGTAGAGATCGGTGAAACGATCGGTACACTCTCAGCTGGTTCTGGAGGAGGAAGCGGTGCACCCGCTTCCGAACCGGCAGCTGAAGAGAAAAAGGCCGTTACTCCTGCACCTGAAGCTCCAACACCACCACCAGCAGCTGTTGCGGCAGCACCGGAGTCATCCGATAGTGCCAAGACGGCTTCACCGTCTGCCCGTAAGCTTGCACGTGAACGTGGTATCGAACTGGATCAGGTTCAGAGCAAAGATCCGATTGGACGGGTATACCAGGATGATGTGAAGAGCCATAACAATCAGGCGCCTGCTCCTGCTGCTCCACCTGCGAGTAAAGCTCCAGCAGCACCAAGTGCTCCGGCAGCTGGAAGTTCCACCTATACCAAACCGGTGGAGCGTCAGCGGATGTCTCGCCGTCGTGCGACCATTGCCAAACGTCTGGTAGAGGCGCAGCAGACAGCAGCCATGTTGACTACATTTAATGAAGTTGATATGACTGCGATCATGGATGTACGTAAACGCCGTAAGGACAAGTTCAAAGAGAAACATGAGATCAACCTGGGCTTCATGTCCTTCTTCACCAAAGCGGTTGTGGGGGCTCTGAAAAAATTCCCTACAATTAACGCAGAGATTGATGGCGAAGATGTTGTGCTCAAAAAGTATTATGATATCGGCATCGCTGTATCTGCGAAGGAAGGACTGGTTGTACCGGTTGTGCGTGATGCCGATCGTCTGGGCTTTGCCGAGATCGAGAAGAGCATTGCGGACCTGGCATCCAAAGCTCGCTCCAACACGCTGGCGTTATCTGATCTACAAGGTGGAACGTTCACCATCACCAATGGTGGAACATTTGGTTCCTTGTTGTCTACGCCAATTCTGAATACACCTCAAGTGGGTATTCTGGGGATGCATAAGATCCAGCTTCGTCCAGTGGCGATTGATGCAGAGCGGATGGAGAACCGTCCAATGATGTACATCGCGTTGTCCTACGATCACCGGATTATCGACGGTAGTGAAGCTGTTCGTTTCCTCGTAACCGTGAAAGAACTGCTTGAAGATCCGGAATCCCTGTTAATTGAAGGTTAA
- a CDS encoding alpha/beta hydrolase, whose product MQESTFALVASEGTRIHVYRWLPDPECNVKGVVQIAHGMGETAARYAEFAEFLTQNGYAVYANDHRGHGKTVENAKLLGNAGVDAFRWMASDMINLGEVAAKENPGVPLFLMGHSMGSFLVQHLMYAGHEQYHAFILSGTNGRRGLLRFGEKLAFLQCGIQGATHPSMLLNAIVFGGFNRSFRPATTPFDWLSRDSQEVQRFIDDPLCGAVCTAGFFRDFFKLLLEVHLPHNMERIPKHKPVYLFSGEKDPVGLHGKGVLNLVSQYKKLQLENIEYRLYPDGRHEMLHEINRTEVAQHVVDWLERNTPGSNTNESPLNPTETADSI is encoded by the coding sequence ATGCAGGAATCTACCTTTGCCTTGGTCGCTAGTGAAGGTACCCGTATTCATGTGTACCGCTGGCTTCCCGATCCGGAATGCAACGTTAAAGGTGTCGTGCAAATTGCACATGGCATGGGCGAGACGGCAGCCCGATACGCCGAATTTGCCGAGTTTCTTACCCAAAATGGCTATGCGGTTTATGCCAATGACCATCGGGGTCATGGCAAAACCGTGGAGAATGCCAAGTTGCTTGGTAATGCTGGTGTCGATGCCTTCCGCTGGATGGCGAGTGATATGATCAATCTGGGCGAAGTAGCCGCCAAGGAGAACCCTGGGGTGCCCCTGTTTCTCATGGGACATAGCATGGGCTCATTCTTGGTGCAACATCTCATGTACGCTGGTCATGAGCAGTACCATGCCTTTATTTTATCCGGGACAAACGGCAGACGTGGTCTGCTCCGATTTGGAGAGAAGCTCGCCTTTTTGCAATGCGGCATTCAGGGGGCTACTCATCCCAGCATGCTGCTCAACGCGATTGTATTTGGTGGATTTAATCGCTCTTTCCGCCCTGCAACGACACCGTTTGATTGGTTGTCCCGGGACTCACAAGAGGTTCAGCGATTCATTGATGATCCCCTGTGCGGAGCAGTCTGTACAGCAGGCTTTTTCCGCGACTTCTTCAAATTGCTGCTTGAAGTACACCTTCCACACAATATGGAGCGCATCCCCAAACACAAACCCGTATACCTGTTCTCAGGTGAGAAGGACCCTGTCGGACTTCATGGCAAAGGCGTTCTTAATCTGGTCTCCCAGTATAAGAAGCTTCAGCTGGAGAATATTGAGTATCGCCTGTATCCGGATGGACGTCATGAAATGCTGCATGAGATCAACCGAACAGAAGTGGCTCAGCACGTTGTAGACTGGCTAGAGCGGAATACCCCTGGCTCGAATACAAACGAAAGTCCGTTGAACCCTACTGAGACGGCTGACTCTATATAA